One window of Medicago truncatula cultivar Jemalong A17 chromosome 2, MtrunA17r5.0-ANR, whole genome shotgun sequence genomic DNA carries:
- the LOC11439626 gene encoding RING-H2 finger protein ATL78 has product MAEIHTQTPTISPMISKPCNPPQGYKLNSMVLVAAIVCALLCALGLNTMLQCVFQCANRVLTEPLQWIATRRRNSGLKKKEMVALPTSIYNTHSPPSLDSNCAICLAEFCDGDNMKLLPKCNHRFHVVCIDEWLLAHSFCPTCRKMIKSNDSVHCLSIVIS; this is encoded by the coding sequence ATGGCTGAAATCCACACTCAAACTCCAACAATTAGTCCCATGATAAGCAAACCATGTAATCCTCCACAAGGTTATAAACTCAATTCAATGGTTCTTGTAGCAGCTATAGTATGTGCTTTACTTTGTGCTCTTGGCCTCAACACAATGTTACAATGTGTATTCCAATGTGCCAACCGTGTCCTTACTGAACCTCTACAATGGATTGCTACTCGAAGACGCAATTCCGGActcaagaagaaagaaatggTTGCTTTGCCAACATCAATTTATAATACTCATTCACCTCCATCTTTGGATTCTAATTGTGCCATTTGTTTAGCTGAGTTTTGTGATGGAGATAACATGAAGTTGCTACCAAAGTGTAACCATCGTTTTCATGTTGTTTGCATTGATGAATGGTTACTTGCTCATTCTTTTTGTCCTACTTGTAGGAAAATGATCAAGTCCAATGATTCAGTACACTGCTTAAGCATTGTCATATCATAG
- the LOC11438066 gene encoding cellulose synthase A catalytic subunit 4 [UDP-forming], whose product MATNTMAGLITGSNSHFSHDSDEHKPPPANKSSSKICRVCGDEIGYKENGELFVACHVCAFPVCKPCYEYERSEGNQCCPQCNSRYKRHKGCPRVVGDEDENLDGDDFEDEFPVKNHHDDLDQNRDVNHVESVDYNQQKLHTFSSAGSVTGKDLEGEKEFYSNEEWQERVEKWKVRQEKRGLLNKEDGKEDQGEEDEYLMAEARQPLWRKVPIPSSLINPYRIVIIMRLVILAFFFRFRILTPAYDAYPLWLISVICEIWFALSWILDQFPKWLPITRETYLDRLSIRFEREGEPNQLSPVDVFVSSVDPLKEPPIITANTVLSILSVDYPVEKVTCYVSDDGASMLLFDCLAETSEFARRWVPFCKKYSIEPRAPEYYFNEKIDYLKDKVEPTFVKERRSMKREYEEFKVKINALVAKALKKPEEGWVMQDGTPWPGNNTRDHPGMIQVYLGSAGALDVEGKELPKLVYISREKRPGYPHHKKAGAMNALVRVSAVLTNAPFMLNLDCDHYINNSKALREAMCFLMDPQLGKKLCYVQFPQRFDGIDRHDRYANRNTVFFDINMKGLDGIQGPVYVGTGTVFNRQALYGYDPPVSEKRPKMTCDCWPKWCCFCCGSRKTKSKKKSGTNGRSLFSRLYKKKKMGGKDYVRKGSGSMFDLEEIEEGLEGYEELEKSSLMSQKSFEKRFGQSPVFIASTLMENGGLPEGTNTQSLVKEAIHNISCGYEEKTDWGKEIGWIYGSVTEDILTGFKMHCRGWKSVYCMPKRPAFKGSAPINLSDRLHQVLRWALGSVEIFLSRHCPLWYGYGGKLKYLERLAYTNTIVYPFTSIPLLAYCTIPAVCLLTGKFIIPTLTNLASVWFMALFISIILTGVLELRWSGVAIEDWWRNEQFWVIGGVSAHLFAVFQGLLKVLAGVDTNFTVTAKAADDAEFGELYLFKWTTLLIPPTTLIILNIVGVVAGVSDAINSGSGSWGPLFGKLFFAFWVIVHLYPFLKGLMGKQNRTPTIVVLWSILLASIFSLIWVRIDPFLPKQTGPILKQCGVEC is encoded by the exons ATGGCCACAAACACCATGGCTGGCTTGATCACTGGCTCTAATTCTCATTTCTCACATGACTCTGATGAG CATAAGCCTCCTCCTGCCAATAAATCTTCATCGAAGATATGTCGAGTTTGTGGCGATGAGATTGGATATAAGGAAAATGGAGAGCTTTTTGTGGCTTGTCATGTGTGTGCATTTCCTGTTTGTAAGCCTTGTTATGAGTATGAGAGGAGTGAAGGGAATCAATGTTGCCCTCAATGCAACAGTCGCTATAAGCGCCATAAAG GTTGTCCAAGAGTGGTTGGAGATGAAGATGAGAACCTTGATGGAGATGATTTTGAAGATGAGTTTCCGGTTAAGAATCATCATGATGATCTAGACCAGAACCGCGATGTTAATCATGTG GAAAGTGTGGACTACAATCAACAAAAATTGCATACTTTTTCTTCAGCAGGAAGCG TTACTGGCAAGGATTTGGAAGGGGAGAAAGAATTTTACAGCAATGAAGAATGGCAAGAAAGAGTTGAAAAATGGAAAGTAAGGCAAGAAAAGAGAGGTTTGCTAAACAAAGAGGATGGTAAAGAAGACCAAGGTGAAGAAGATGAGTATCT TATGGCTGAAGCAAGACAACCATTATGGCGCAAAGTTCCAATACCATCAAGCTTGATAAATCCATACCGAATAGTAATTATCATGAGACTTGTAATCCTAGCATTCTTCTTCCGTTTCCGTATCTTAACACCAGCATATGATGCATACCCTTTATGGCTCATATCAGTAATATGTGAAATATGGTTTGCATTATCATGGATACTTGATCAGTTTCCAAAATGGTTACCAATCACACGTGAAACATATTTAGACCGTTTATCTATAAGATTTGAACGTGAAGGCGAACCAAACCAGCTTTCACCTGTTGATGTTTTTGTTAGTTCTGTTGATCCTTTGAAAGAACCACCTATTATAACAGCAAACACTGTTCTTTCCATACTTTCTGTTGACTACCCTGTTGAGAAAGTCACATGCTATGTATCAGATGATGGTGCTTCTATGCTTTTGTTTGATTGTTTGGCTGAAACTTCTGAGTTTGCTAGAAGGTGGGTTCCTTTTTGTAAAAAGTATAGTATTGAACCAAGGGCACCTGAGTATTACTTTAATGAGAAGATTGATTACTTGAAAGATAAGGTTGAGCCTACTTTTGTCAAGGAAAGAAGGTCTATGAAG AGAGAATATGAAGAATTTAAAGTGAAAATTAACGCTTTGGTGGCAAAGGCTCTGAAGAAACCTGAGGAGGGCTGGGTTATGCAAGATGGAACTCCATGGCCTGGTAACAACACTCGTGATCATCCAGGGATGATTCAG GTATACTTAGGAAGTGCTGGTGCACTAGACGTGGAAGGCAAGGAACTGCCAAAACTCGTGTATATTTCCCGTGAAAAACGTCCCGGTTATCCACATCACAAGAAAGCCGGTGCCATGAACGCTTTG GTTCGAGTTTCTGCTGTGCTTACAAATGCACCATTCATGTTGAATCTCGATTGTGATCATTACATCAACAATAGCAAGGCTCTAAGAGAGGCCATGTGCTTCCTTATGGATCCTCAACTAGGGAAGAAACTCTGCTATGTCCAATTTCCTCAAAGATTTGATGGTATTGATCGTCACGATAGATATGCTAATCGCAACACTGTTTTCTTTGAT ATCAATATGAAAGGGCTTGATGGTATTCAAGGTCCAGTGTATGTCGGTACCGGAACTGTGTTCAACAGACAAGCATTGTATGGATATGATCCACCAGTTTCCGAGAAAAGGCCAAAGATGACATGTGATTGTTGGCCTAAATGGTGTTGCTTTTGTTGTGGTTCAAggaaaaccaaatcaaaaaagAAGTCAGGAACAAATGGAAGAAGTCTCTTTAGTAGATTgtacaagaagaagaaaatgggaGGAAAAGATTATGTTAGAAAAGGTTCTGGTTCCATGTTTGATCTCGAAGAGATTGAAGAAGGACTTGAAGGGTATGAGGAGCTAGAGAAATCATCACTTATGTCACAGAAAAGTTTCGAGAAGCGATTCGGTCAGTCACCAGTTTTCATTGCTTCAACTTTGATGGAAAATGGAGGACTTCCTGAAGGCACAAATACTCAATCATTGGTCAAGGAAGCTATTCATAACATAAGTTGTGGGTATGAAGAAAAGACAGATTGGGGAAAAgag ATTGGATGGATTTATGGCTCAGTCACAGAAGATATTTTGACTGGATTTAAGATGCACTGCAGAGGATGGAAATCAGTATATTGCATGCCAAAGAGGCCTGCTTTCAAGGGGTCTGCACCTATCAATCTGTCAGATAGGTTGCACCAAGTTCTGAGATGGGCTCTTGGTTCTGTTGAGATTTTCCTTAGTCGCCATTGTCCGTTGTGGTATGGTTATGGAGGAAAACTAAAGTATCTTGAGAGGTTGGCTTATACTAACACCATTGTTTATCCATTCACTTCAATCCCTTTGCTTGCATACTGCACAATTCCGGCTGTGTGTCTCCTCACTGGAAAGTTCATCATTCCCACT CTGACCAACCTTGCTAGTGTTTGGTTTATGGCACTATTTATCTCCATCATTTTGACCGGTGTACTCGAGCTTCGATGGAGTGGAGTTGCCATCGAAGACTGGTGGAGAAACGAGCAATTCTGGGTTATTGGAGGTGTATCAGCACATCTTTTTGCAGTGTTTCAAGGTCTCCTCAAAGTTCTTGCAGGAGTAGACACAAACTTTACTGTCACGGCAAAAGCTGCAGATGATGCTGAATTCGGAGAGTTATATCTCTTCAAATGGACAACACTTCTCATTCCACCAACCACTCTTATAATCTTGAACATTGTTGGTGTTGTTGCTGGTGTCTCAGATGCTATTAACAGTGGTAGTGGTTCATGGGGACCTTTATTTGGGAAGCTATTCTTTGCATTTTGGGTCATTGTTCATTTATATCCTTTCCTTAAAGGTCTCATGGGAAAACAAAACAGGACTCCTACCATTGTGGTGCTTTGGTCAATCCTTTTGGCATCAATTTTCTCATTGATTTGGGTTAGGATTGATCCTTTCTTGCCTAAGCAAACTGGTCCTATTCTCAAACAATGTGGTGTAGAATGCTGA
- the LOC11440180 gene encoding polygalacturonase QRT3 produces MFTMRFSTLAFLLSLLVILQVQETICFNEHVQLSHLMKKIAKHKVDIALSQPPSPSPSPSPSPSSHTKKSGRVVYPIEYGADPTGVNESSDAMMKAVEAAFDIDNLGLELLLGIRDLGGVIIDFQGGNYKISNPITFPSSSGNLVVKGGTLRASNTFPTDRYLVELCASSSKVLQNATTAYNNKLLQQTIGIYYEDITFRDILFDSSYRGGGIFIVDSARIRIDNCFFLHFNTEGIKVQSGHETFISSSFLGQHSTVGGDKGERQFSGTAIDLASNDNAITDVAIFSAAIGIVVRGQANIITGVHCYNKATGFGGIGILLKLAGNSQTRIDNCYMDYNSIVMEDPVQVHVTDGFFLGDANIVLKSIKGKVYGLNIVNNMFSGNPNNNVPIVKLDGGFSNIDQVVIDRNNVIGMILRSTVGKLSVDGNGTKWVGDFSNVLVFPNRISHFQYSFHTLEGPKFVAHSVSNVSNNVVVVESEKPVHGVVSYFVEQ; encoded by the exons ATGTTTACCATGAGATTCTCAACCCTAGCATTTCTCTTATCACTTTTGGTGATACTACAAGTACAAGAAACCATTTGCTTCAATGAACACGTACAACTTTCTCATCTCATGAAAAAAATTGCTAAGCATAAAGTAGACATTGCCTTGTCACAACCACCctctccttctccttctccttctccaTCACCATCTTCACACACAAAAAAG AGTGGAAGAGTGGTGTACCCAATTGAATATGGTGCAGATCCAACTGGAGTGAATGAAAGCAGTGATGCCATGATGAAAGCTGTAGAAGCTGCATTTGATATTGATAATTTAGGGCTTGAATTATTACTAGGAATTAGAGACCTTGGAGGTGTTATCATTGATTTTCAAGGTGGAAACTATAAAATCAGCAATCCCATCACATTTCCTTCATCTTCTGGCAATCTTGTG GTAAAAGGAGGAACCTTAAGAGCTTCCAATACATTTCCAACTGATAGATACCTTGTTGAGTTGTGTGCATCAAGTTCCAAAGTACTccaaaatgcaacaacagcatACAACAACAAATTACTTCAACAAACAATAGGAATTTACTATGAAGACATAACATTTAGAGATATCCTCTTTGATTCAAGCTACCGAGGTGGAGGAATATTCATCGTCGATTCAGCTAGAATCAGAATCGACAATTGTTTCTTCCTCCATTTCAACACAGAAGGAATTAAAGTTCAAAGTGGCCATGAAACCTTCATATCAAGTAGTTTTCTTGGACAACACTCAACAGTCGGTGGAGACAAAGGCGAAAGACAATTTTCTGGAACTGCAATTGATCTTGCTAGCAATGACAATGCTATCACCGATGTCGCAATTTTCTCAGCAGCCATTGGAATTGTTGTTAGGGGACAAGCTAACATAATCACAGGTGTGCATTGTTATAACAAAGCAACAGGTTTTGGTGGAATTGGAATTTTGTTGAAGTTAGCAGGGAATTCACAAACAAGAATTGATAATTGTTACATGGATTATAATAGTATAGTCATGGAAGATCCTGTTCAAGTTCATGTCACTGATGGTTTTTTCTTAGGAGATGCTAATATTGTTTTGAAGTCAATTAAAGGGAAAGTTTATGGTTTAAATATTGTTAACAATATGTTTAGTGGAAACCCTAATAATAATGTTCCAATTGTAAAATTAGATGGGGGATTTAGTAACATTGATCAAGTGGTGATTGATAGGAACAATGTGATTGGTATGATTTTAAGATCAACGGTTGGGAAGTTAAGTGTGGATGGTAATGGCACAAAATGGGTGGGTGATTTTTCAAATGTTTTGGTGTTTCCTAATAGGATTAGTCATTTTCAGTATTCATTTCATACATTAGAAGGACCAAAGTTTGTTGCACATTCAGTGAGTAATGTGTCAAATAATGTTGTAGTTGTTGAAAGTGAGAAACCAGTTCATGGTGTTGTTTCCTACTTTGTTGAACAATGA